The Pseudomonas azotoformans genome has a segment encoding these proteins:
- a CDS encoding TDT family transporter produces the protein MTCSNTISYKPFSHLTRPREVIRQFTPNWFAATMGTGVLALALAQLPFNLPGLHAIAEALWLFTIGLFVLFSGLYAARWVMFFHEARRIFGHSTVSMFFGTIPMGLATILNGLLLFGLPRWGSDVIPLAEALWWLDVAMALACGVLIPFMMFTRQEHSIDQMTAVWLLPVVAAEVAAASGGLLAPHLADAHSQLVMLVTSYVLWAFSLPVAFSILTILMLRMALHKLPHANMAASSWLALGPIGTGALGMLLLGGDAPAIFAANGLPGVGEMANGLGLVAGITLWGFGLWWMLIAVLITLRYLRAGIPFNLGWWGFTFPLGVYALATLKLASLLHLGFFSVFGSVLVVALALMWLIVAKRTVQGAYKGELFVSPCIAGLGNK, from the coding sequence ATGACCTGCTCGAATACCATCAGCTACAAACCCTTCAGTCACTTGACCCGTCCACGGGAAGTGATCCGCCAGTTCACCCCGAACTGGTTTGCCGCCACCATGGGCACCGGCGTGCTTGCGTTGGCGTTGGCGCAACTGCCGTTCAATTTGCCTGGCTTGCACGCGATTGCCGAAGCGCTGTGGTTGTTCACCATCGGCCTGTTTGTGCTGTTCAGCGGGTTGTACGCGGCGCGCTGGGTGATGTTTTTCCATGAAGCGCGGCGAATTTTCGGACACTCCACGGTGTCGATGTTCTTCGGAACAATTCCCATGGGGCTGGCGACCATTCTCAATGGCCTGCTGTTGTTCGGCCTGCCGCGTTGGGGCAGCGACGTGATCCCTCTGGCTGAAGCGCTGTGGTGGCTGGATGTGGCCATGGCGCTGGCCTGCGGTGTGCTGATCCCGTTCATGATGTTCACCCGCCAGGAACACAGCATCGACCAGATGACCGCCGTCTGGCTATTGCCGGTGGTGGCTGCCGAAGTCGCCGCCGCCAGCGGTGGCCTGCTCGCACCACACCTGGCAGATGCTCATTCGCAACTGGTGATGCTGGTGACCAGCTACGTGCTGTGGGCGTTTTCCCTGCCGGTGGCGTTCAGCATCCTCACTATCCTGATGCTGCGCATGGCCCTGCATAAACTGCCTCATGCCAATATGGCCGCGTCGAGCTGGCTGGCGTTGGGCCCCATTGGCACCGGTGCGCTGGGCATGCTGTTGCTGGGCGGCGATGCTCCGGCGATTTTCGCGGCCAATGGTTTGCCGGGTGTCGGCGAAATGGCCAACGGCCTGGGGCTGGTGGCGGGCATTACTCTGTGGGGCTTCGGTCTGTGGTGGATGCTGATCGCGGTCTTGATCACCCTGCGTTACCTGCGCGCCGGTATTCCGTTCAACCTGGGGTGGTGGGGCTTTACCTTCCCATTGGGTGTGTACGCCCTGGCCACATTGAAGCTGGCGAGCCTGTTGCACCTGGGTTTCTTCAGCGTATTCGGCAGTGTGCTGGTGGTGGCATTGGCGCTGATGTGGCTGATCGTGGCCAAGCGCACGGTGCAGGGGGCTTATAAAGGTGAGCTTTTTGTTTCGCCTTGCATTGCGGGACTAGGGAATAAGTAA
- a CDS encoding cupin domain-containing protein: MKIIRSKDFTGSRAWEALDIANMNGITTRLHWTDQPYRWHINDGEEVFVVLDGRVQMHYRDNGFEQVAELGVGDIFYASVGTEHVAHPQGPARILVIESEGSV; the protein is encoded by the coding sequence ATGAAGATCATCCGCAGCAAGGACTTCACCGGCAGCCGGGCCTGGGAGGCGCTGGATATCGCCAACATGAACGGCATCACCACGCGCCTGCACTGGACCGACCAGCCGTACCGCTGGCACATCAATGACGGTGAAGAAGTGTTTGTGGTGCTCGATGGCCGGGTGCAGATGCACTATCGCGACAATGGCTTCGAACAGGTGGCGGAACTGGGCGTCGGCGACATCTTCTACGCCAGCGTCGGCACCGAGCACGTGGCTCACCCTCAGGGCCCGGCGCGTATCCTGGTGATTGAAAGCGAAGGCAGTGTTTGA
- a CDS encoding bile acid:sodium symporter family protein, producing the protein MRALAALSRFVGNTFAYWVLIFAVVAFLEPHWFIGLKSAIVPLLGLVMFGMGLTLKLDDFAEVARHPWRVALGVVAHFVIMPGVAWLLCQAFHLPPEIAVGVILVGCCPSGTSSNVMTWLARGDLALSVAIAAITTLLAPLLTPALIWLLASAWLPVSFMELFWSILQVVLLPIVLGVLAQRLLGERVRHAVDVLPLVSVVSIVIIVAAVVAASQAKIAESGLLIMAVVMLHNSFGYLLGYFTGRVFKLPLAQRKSLALEVGMQNSGLGAALASAHFSPLAAVPSALFSVWHNISGALLSTYFRRMSEKEDRRVLENTPQT; encoded by the coding sequence ATGCGCGCACTCGCCGCCTTGAGCCGCTTCGTCGGCAATACCTTCGCCTACTGGGTATTGATCTTCGCCGTCGTCGCCTTCCTCGAACCCCACTGGTTCATCGGTCTGAAAAGCGCCATTGTCCCGCTGCTGGGCCTGGTGATGTTCGGCATGGGGCTGACCCTCAAACTCGATGACTTCGCCGAGGTCGCCCGCCATCCGTGGCGGGTGGCCCTGGGCGTGGTCGCGCACTTCGTGATCATGCCGGGCGTGGCGTGGTTGCTGTGCCAGGCGTTCCACCTGCCGCCGGAAATCGCCGTCGGTGTGATCCTGGTCGGTTGCTGCCCAAGCGGTACCTCATCCAACGTGATGACCTGGTTGGCCCGTGGCGACCTGGCGCTGTCGGTGGCCATCGCCGCCATCACCACCCTCCTCGCCCCGCTGCTCACCCCGGCGCTTATTTGGCTGCTGGCGTCGGCCTGGCTGCCGGTGTCGTTCATGGAATTGTTCTGGTCGATCCTGCAAGTGGTGCTGCTGCCGATCGTGCTCGGCGTACTGGCGCAACGTCTGCTCGGTGAACGGGTACGCCATGCGGTGGATGTGTTGCCGCTGGTGTCGGTGGTGAGCATCGTGATCATCGTCGCGGCGGTGGTAGCGGCGAGCCAGGCGAAGATTGCCGAGTCGGGTCTGTTGATCATGGCGGTGGTGATGCTGCACAACAGCTTTGGTTACCTGCTGGGTTACTTCACCGGCCGCGTGTTCAAGCTGCCATTGGCACAGCGCAAGTCGCTGGCGCTGGAAGTGGGCATGCAGAACTCCGGGCTGGGCGCCGCCTTGGCCAGCGCGCACTTTTCGCCATTGGCGGCAGTGCCGAGTGCGTTGTTCAGCGTCTGGCACAATATTTCCGGGGCGTTGCTGTCGACCTACTTCCGCCGCATGAGCGAAAAGGAAGACCGTCGCGTGCTGGAGAACACCCCGCAAACTTGA
- a CDS encoding MFS transporter: protein MSHPSQFTLLRTRRFLPFFITQLLGAFNDNIFKQSLILAILYKLTIDGDRSIWVNLCALLFILPFFLFSALAGQFGEKFNKDALIRAIKIGEIVIMAVGATGFLTNHLELMLLALFAMGTHSALFGPVKYSIMPQALHEDELVGGNGLVEMGTFLAILAGTIGAGIMMSSTHYAPVVSVAIVGVAVLGYLASRSIPRAAASTPGLRLNWNIFSESWATLRLGLGQTPAVSRSIVGNSWFWFVGAIYLTQIPAYAKEWLYGDETVVTLILTVFSVGIALGSMLCEKLSGRKVEIGLVPFGSFGLTVFGLLLWWHSGGFPQNVQANDWLAVLSYGQAWWVLFDILGLGVFGGFYIVPLYALIQSRTAENERARVIAANNILNALFMVVSAIVSILLQSVAKLSIPELFLVVSLLNIAVNTYIFKIVPEFTMRFMIWLLSHSMYRVEHRNLEAIPDEGAALLVCNHVSFVDALLIGGAVRRPIRFVTYYKIYRLPVLNFIFRTAGAIPIAGRHEDIQIYEKAFTRIAQYLKDGELVCIFPEGKLTADGEMNEFRGGVTRILEETAVPVIPMALQGLWGSFFSRDPKKGFFHRIWSRVVLVAGEPVAADAATPAQLQEKVTQLRGTVL, encoded by the coding sequence ATGAGCCACCCCTCGCAATTCACTTTGCTGCGCACACGGCGTTTCCTGCCGTTTTTCATCACCCAGTTGCTGGGCGCGTTCAACGACAACATCTTCAAGCAATCGCTGATCCTCGCCATTCTCTACAAGCTCACCATCGACGGTGACCGCTCGATCTGGGTCAACCTCTGTGCCTTGCTGTTTATCCTGCCATTCTTCCTGTTTTCAGCCCTGGCCGGGCAGTTTGGCGAGAAATTCAACAAGGACGCGTTGATCCGCGCGATCAAGATCGGCGAGATCGTGATCATGGCCGTGGGGGCGACGGGCTTCCTCACCAATCACCTGGAACTGATGCTGCTGGCGCTGTTTGCCATGGGCACCCACTCGGCGCTGTTCGGGCCGGTGAAGTACTCGATCATGCCTCAGGCTTTGCACGAAGATGAGTTGGTGGGCGGTAACGGCCTGGTGGAGATGGGCACGTTCCTGGCGATCCTGGCCGGCACCATTGGCGCCGGGATCATGATGTCGTCCACCCATTACGCGCCGGTGGTGTCCGTAGCGATCGTCGGCGTGGCGGTGCTGGGTTACCTGGCCAGCCGCAGCATTCCACGGGCGGCGGCGTCGACCCCTGGGTTGCGCCTGAACTGGAACATCTTCAGCGAGTCCTGGGCCACCTTGCGTCTGGGGCTGGGGCAGACGCCCGCCGTTTCGCGTTCCATCGTTGGTAACTCGTGGTTCTGGTTCGTCGGTGCGATCTACCTGACGCAGATCCCGGCCTACGCCAAGGAATGGTTGTACGGCGACGAAACCGTGGTGACGCTGATCCTCACCGTGTTCTCGGTGGGTATCGCGCTCGGCTCGATGCTCTGCGAAAAACTCTCCGGGCGTAAGGTGGAAATCGGCCTGGTGCCGTTCGGTTCATTCGGCCTGACCGTGTTTGGCCTGCTGCTGTGGTGGCACTCTGGCGGCTTCCCGCAGAACGTGCAGGCCAACGACTGGCTCGCCGTGCTCAGCTACGGCCAGGCCTGGTGGGTGCTGTTCGATATCCTTGGCCTGGGCGTGTTTGGCGGCTTTTATATCGTGCCGCTGTATGCGCTGATTCAGTCGCGGACCGCCGAGAATGAGCGCGCGCGGGTGATTGCGGCCAACAACATCCTCAATGCACTGTTCATGGTGGTCTCGGCCATCGTGTCGATCCTGTTGCAGAGTGTGGCCAAGCTGTCGATACCCGAGTTGTTCCTGGTGGTGTCGCTGCTCAACATCGCGGTCAACACCTACATCTTCAAGATCGTCCCCGAGTTCACCATGCGTTTCATGATCTGGCTGCTCAGCCATTCCATGTACCGCGTGGAGCACCGCAACCTGGAGGCGATCCCGGATGAAGGCGCGGCGTTGCTGGTGTGCAACCACGTGTCGTTTGTCGATGCGCTGTTGATCGGCGGCGCGGTGCGTCGGCCGATTCGCTTTGTCACGTACTACAAGATCTACCGTTTGCCGGTGCTGAACTTTATCTTCCGCACCGCCGGGGCGATTCCGATTGCCGGGCGCCATGAAGATATCCAGATCTACGAAAAGGCCTTCACGCGGATTGCGCAGTACCTGAAGGACGGTGAGTTGGTGTGCATCTTCCCTGAGGGCAAGCTGACCGCCGATGGTGAGATGAATGAGTTTCGCGGGGGCGTGACGCGGATTCTGGAAGAGACGGCGGTGCCGGTGATTCCAATGGCGTTGCAGGGGTTGTGGGGGAGTTTCTTCAGTCGCGATCCGAAGAAGGGCTTCTTCCATCGCATATGGTCGCGGGTGGTATTGGTGGCGGGTGAGCCGGTGGCGGCAGACGCTGCCACTCCCGCGCAGCTACAGGAAAAAGTCACCCAGCTACGCGGCACTGTTCTGTAG
- a CDS encoding sigma-70 family RNA polymerase sigma factor, which translates to MSVGEPPFQREITQLYSEHHGWLLTWLRRKLGCRQNAADLAQDTFARILNARESVAGIREPRAYLSTTARRLLIDQARRRQIEQAYLQELALTVDALEGFQSPEQIHTTLEALEQIAFILEGMHTYSRQAFVLYYLEDLTQQQIARQLKLSERTVRKYLIQALMHCSHSMDT; encoded by the coding sequence ATGTCTGTGGGTGAACCGCCCTTCCAACGGGAAATTACCCAGCTCTACAGCGAGCATCATGGCTGGCTGCTCACCTGGCTAAGACGCAAGCTGGGCTGTCGACAGAATGCCGCCGACCTGGCGCAGGACACGTTTGCACGCATCCTGAACGCACGTGAGTCCGTCGCTGGCATTCGCGAACCCCGCGCGTATTTGAGCACCACCGCCCGGCGGCTGCTCATCGACCAGGCGCGGCGCAGGCAGATTGAACAGGCTTACCTGCAAGAATTGGCATTGACGGTGGACGCGCTTGAAGGGTTCCAATCCCCGGAGCAAATCCACACCACCCTTGAAGCCCTCGAACAGATCGCCTTTATCCTGGAAGGCATGCACACTTACTCGCGCCAGGCGTTCGTGCTGTATTACCTCGAAGACTTGACCCAGCAACAGATTGCCCGGCAGCTCAAGTTGTCGGAACGCACCGTGCGCAAGTACCTGATCCAGGCGCTTATGCATTGCAGCCACAGCATGGACACTTGA
- the sugE gene encoding quaternary ammonium compound efflux SMR transporter SugE has translation MSWIILFFAGLFEVGWAVGLKYTDGFSKPLPTALTIAAMAVSLGLLGLAMKELPLGTAYAIWTGVGAVGTVIAGIILFGESMALFRLASVALIICGLIGLKIST, from the coding sequence ATGTCCTGGATCATTCTGTTTTTCGCGGGTTTGTTTGAAGTCGGCTGGGCCGTCGGACTGAAGTACACCGATGGTTTCAGCAAGCCTTTGCCCACGGCTCTGACGATTGCCGCCATGGCCGTCAGCCTCGGCCTGCTGGGGCTGGCCATGAAGGAACTGCCGCTGGGCACGGCCTATGCCATCTGGACTGGCGTGGGCGCCGTGGGCACCGTGATTGCCGGGATCATCCTGTTTGGGGAGTCCATGGCGTTGTTCCGGCTGGCCAGCGTGGCGCTGATCATTTGTGGGCTGATTGGCCTGAAAATCTCCACATAA
- the rdgC gene encoding recombination-associated protein RdgC — MWFKNLLIYRLTQDLPVDAEALEAAMATKLARPCASQELTTYGFVAPFGKGEDAPLVHVSGDFLLIAARKEERILPGSVVRDALKEKVEEIEAEQMRKVYKKERDQIKDEIIQAFLPRAFIRRSSTFAAIAPKQGLILVNSASPKRAEDLLSTLREVIGTLPVRPLTVKTAPTAIMTDWVTTQKPADDFFVLDECELRDTHEDGGIVRCKRQDLTGEEIQLHLTTGKVVTQLSLAWQDKLSFMLDDKMTVKRLKFEDLLQDQAEQDGGDEALGQLDASFTLMMLTFGDFIPALVEALGGEETPQGI; from the coding sequence ATGTGGTTCAAGAACCTGCTTATCTATCGCCTGACCCAAGATCTGCCTGTTGATGCCGAGGCGTTGGAAGCGGCCATGGCCACCAAACTGGCGCGCCCTTGCGCAAGCCAGGAATTGACCACTTACGGTTTCGTCGCGCCTTTTGGTAAAGGTGAAGACGCTCCTCTGGTTCACGTCAGCGGTGATTTCCTGCTGATTGCCGCGCGCAAGGAAGAACGCATCCTGCCGGGCAGCGTAGTGCGTGACGCACTGAAAGAGAAAGTCGAAGAAATCGAGGCCGAGCAAATGCGCAAGGTCTATAAGAAGGAACGCGACCAGATCAAGGATGAAATCATCCAGGCCTTCCTGCCACGCGCCTTTATCCGTCGCTCGTCGACCTTCGCCGCCATCGCGCCGAAACAGGGCCTGATCCTGGTGAACTCGGCCAGCCCGAAACGCGCCGAAGACCTGCTGTCGACCCTGCGGGAAGTGATCGGCACCCTGCCGGTTCGCCCACTCACCGTGAAAACCGCGCCCACCGCAATCATGACCGATTGGGTCACCACCCAGAAGCCAGCCGATGACTTCTTCGTCCTCGACGAATGCGAGCTGCGCGACACCCACGAAGACGGCGGCATCGTGCGTTGCAAGCGCCAGGACCTGACCGGCGAAGAGATCCAACTGCACCTGACCACCGGCAAAGTCGTGACCCAATTGTCCCTGGCCTGGCAGGACAAGCTGTCCTTCATGCTCGACGACAAGATGACCGTCAAGCGCCTGAAGTTCGAAGACCTGCTGCAAGACCAGGCGGAACAGGACGGCGGCGACGAGGCCCTGGGTCAACTGGATGCGAGCTTCACATTGATGATGCTGACGTTCGGCGATTTCATCCCGGCGCTGGTTGAAGCACTGGGCGGTGAAGAGACACCACAGGGCATTTAA
- a CDS encoding FecR family protein, producing the protein MSDVEEQAAEWLLRLHDGEWDEAQLQAFERWKQQGPHHAAAAARMETVVSRMQALRGKKAPARAALNAAFAQPKPRRSKRAVRALVLACSLAIPAAALWVSPYPRQWMADVRNGPSQWQTLQLADGSTLTLNGISAANLHFDGQQRRIELLQGEILVEVAHDSTRPFVVQTPQGTLRALGTRFVVKREGDVTVLSMLQSRVAAQSANGQQTLEVDAGSRALMHTNEVRLAGTVDPSSINEAWHRHQLVVENQPLPEVLDEIARHRSGRVQFDRAALQSLRVSAVIPLDNSDRALRLLAQTLPIRVQSFTPWLIVVGPEPASNK; encoded by the coding sequence ATGTCGGACGTCGAAGAACAAGCCGCCGAATGGCTGCTGCGCCTCCACGATGGCGAATGGGACGAGGCCCAGTTGCAGGCGTTTGAGCGCTGGAAACAACAAGGCCCGCATCACGCTGCAGCCGCCGCACGCATGGAAACCGTGGTTTCGCGCATGCAGGCCCTGCGCGGTAAAAAAGCCCCTGCCCGTGCCGCATTGAATGCGGCCTTTGCGCAGCCGAAACCGCGTCGCAGCAAGCGCGCCGTGCGCGCACTGGTATTGGCGTGCAGCCTGGCGATTCCGGCAGCGGCATTGTGGGTCAGCCCCTATCCGCGGCAGTGGATGGCCGATGTGCGCAATGGCCCGAGCCAATGGCAAACCCTGCAACTGGCGGACGGCTCGACACTGACCCTCAATGGCATCAGCGCGGCGAACCTGCATTTCGATGGCCAGCAGCGTCGTATCGAACTGTTGCAAGGCGAAATCCTGGTGGAAGTCGCCCACGACAGCACCCGGCCATTTGTCGTGCAGACGCCGCAAGGCACCCTGCGTGCACTGGGCACGCGGTTCGTGGTCAAGCGCGAAGGTGATGTCACGGTGCTGAGCATGCTCCAGTCGCGCGTGGCGGCACAAAGCGCGAACGGCCAGCAGACGCTGGAAGTCGATGCAGGTTCGCGGGCCCTGATGCACACGAACGAAGTCCGCTTGGCGGGCACTGTCGACCCGAGCAGCATCAACGAAGCCTGGCACCGGCATCAATTGGTGGTGGAGAACCAGCCCTTGCCCGAGGTGCTGGATGAAATCGCCCGGCATCGCAGCGGCCGTGTGCAGTTCGATCGCGCCGCACTGCAAAGCCTGCGCGTGTCTGCCGTAATCCCGTTGGATAACAGCGACCGCGCCTTGCGATTACTCGCGCAAACGTTGCCGATACGGGTGCAGTCCTTCACGCCCTGGCTGATCGTGGTTGGCCCCGAGCCAGCATCCAATAAATAA
- a CDS encoding TonB-dependent siderophore receptor, with the protein MHTPSYPRGRFRLLKGAPLSLALITTGTLHIGLAQADAVSVAAHSYDIPAGPLGSSLNRFAQQAGVAIVFQSHELEGLKGPGLKGNFGIQDGFDRLLEGSGYRAVKGDQGYALQPAPIAGNGTMELSPTAVTANQLGNVTEGTGSYTPGTIATSTRLVLTPKETPQSVSVVTRQHMDDFGLNNVDDVMRHTPGITVSAFDTERTNYYARGFSINNFQYDGIPSTARNVAYSAGNTLSDMAIYDRVEVLKGATGLLTGAGSLGATINLVRKKPTADFQGHATLGAGSWDNYRSELDVSGPMTESGNVRGRAVAAYQDKHSFMDHYSRKSPTYYGIMEFDLSPDTLLTVGGDYQDTLPKGSSWSGSFPLINSKGDRNSVKRSFNNAADWSSWEQYTRTVFAMLEHDLGNGWVTKLQLDHKINGYHALMGSIQGDQPQPDGTAQLTSGKYTGETVSDSADLYVSGPFNLGGREHELVLGGSISASEWKGKGYWNLSPNIVDFNNWHGHATIPDWGKAQSLTDDTVRQTGAYVTTRLNLADDLKLLLGGRVVNYQVTGYNPNYRESGRFVPYIGAVYDLNDTYAVYASYTDIFMPQENYNRDRDNKLLEPDEGQNWELGVKADFLDGRVNASAAYFEIHESNRALSDDEYNNQTPIPNNYAYKSSKAVTKGYELEMSGEIAPGWQLQAGYTHKVVRDDKDVKISTFEPEDQVKLFTTYKLKGNLDKLTVGGGVRWQSVGWQDIYNSPHGGYEEFSQDAYWLVDLMTKYQVTKNLSATLNVNNLFDKHYYTNIGFYNSAAYGEPRNFMVTTRWDF; encoded by the coding sequence ATGCACACCCCTTCCTACCCACGCGGACGCTTTCGGCTACTGAAAGGTGCGCCATTGTCCTTGGCCCTAATCACTACCGGCACCTTGCACATCGGTCTGGCCCAGGCGGACGCCGTCAGCGTCGCCGCCCACTCCTACGACATTCCTGCCGGGCCATTGGGCAGTTCGCTCAACCGCTTTGCCCAGCAGGCGGGTGTGGCCATCGTGTTCCAGTCCCACGAACTGGAAGGCCTCAAAGGCCCTGGGCTCAAAGGCAACTTCGGGATTCAGGACGGGTTCGACCGGCTGCTGGAAGGCAGCGGCTACCGCGCGGTAAAAGGCGATCAGGGATATGCACTGCAACCCGCGCCCATCGCCGGCAACGGCACCATGGAGCTGAGTCCGACCGCCGTCACCGCCAACCAGTTGGGCAACGTCACCGAAGGCACCGGTTCCTATACGCCCGGCACTATCGCGACCTCCACGCGGCTGGTGCTGACGCCCAAGGAAACCCCGCAGTCCGTGAGCGTGGTCACCCGCCAGCACATGGATGATTTCGGCCTGAACAACGTTGACGACGTGATGCGCCACACGCCCGGCATCACCGTTTCCGCCTTCGACACCGAGCGTACCAACTACTATGCCCGAGGCTTTTCGATCAATAACTTCCAGTACGACGGCATCCCTTCGACCGCACGCAACGTCGCTTACTCGGCGGGCAACACCCTGAGCGACATGGCGATCTACGACCGTGTCGAAGTGCTCAAGGGCGCCACCGGCCTGCTCACGGGCGCAGGCTCATTGGGCGCGACGATCAACCTGGTGCGCAAGAAACCCACCGCAGACTTCCAGGGCCACGCAACCCTCGGCGCCGGTTCGTGGGACAACTACCGCAGCGAGCTGGATGTCAGCGGCCCCATGACCGAAAGCGGCAACGTGCGTGGCCGCGCCGTGGCGGCCTATCAGGACAAGCATTCGTTCATGGACCACTACTCGCGCAAGAGCCCGACGTACTACGGCATCATGGAGTTCGACCTGTCACCCGATACCCTGCTGACCGTCGGCGGCGATTACCAGGACACCTTGCCGAAGGGCTCGTCGTGGTCGGGCAGTTTCCCGCTGATCAACTCCAAGGGCGACCGCAACAGCGTCAAGCGCTCGTTCAACAACGCCGCGGACTGGAGCAGTTGGGAGCAATACACTCGAACCGTCTTTGCCATGCTCGAACACGACCTGGGCAATGGCTGGGTCACCAAGCTGCAACTGGATCACAAGATCAACGGCTATCACGCGCTCATGGGCTCGATCCAGGGCGACCAACCGCAGCCGGATGGCACCGCGCAACTCACCTCGGGTAAATACACCGGGGAAACCGTCAGCGACTCGGCCGACTTGTACGTCAGCGGCCCATTCAACCTCGGCGGGCGCGAACATGAGCTGGTGCTGGGTGGCTCCATCAGCGCGTCGGAGTGGAAAGGCAAAGGCTACTGGAACCTCTCCCCCAATATCGTCGACTTCAATAACTGGCACGGCCACGCCACGATACCGGACTGGGGCAAGGCGCAATCGCTTACCGATGACACGGTGCGCCAGACCGGTGCCTACGTGACCACGCGACTGAACCTCGCCGATGACCTCAAGCTGCTGCTGGGCGGGCGCGTGGTCAACTACCAGGTCACGGGCTACAACCCCAATTACCGCGAGTCCGGACGTTTCGTCCCGTACATCGGCGCCGTGTACGACCTCAACGACACCTATGCGGTCTACGCCAGTTACACCGACATCTTCATGCCACAGGAAAACTACAACCGCGATCGCGACAACAAGCTGCTGGAACCGGATGAAGGCCAGAACTGGGAACTGGGCGTGAAAGCCGATTTCCTCGATGGCCGGGTGAACGCCAGCGCGGCGTACTTTGAAATCCATGAGTCAAATCGCGCGCTCTCCGACGACGAATACAACAACCAGACACCGATCCCGAACAACTACGCCTATAAAAGCAGCAAGGCCGTCACCAAGGGTTACGAGCTGGAGATGTCCGGCGAGATTGCCCCAGGCTGGCAACTCCAGGCCGGCTACACCCATAAGGTGGTGCGCGACGACAAGGACGTGAAGATCTCCACCTTCGAGCCCGAAGATCAGGTCAAGCTGTTCACCACCTACAAACTCAAGGGCAACCTGGACAAGCTGACCGTCGGCGGTGGCGTGCGCTGGCAAAGCGTGGGCTGGCAGGACATCTACAACTCACCCCATGGTGGGTATGAAGAGTTTTCCCAGGACGCTTATTGGCTGGTGGACCTGATGACCAAATATCAGGTCACTAAAAACCTCTCAGCGACCCTGAACGTCAACAACCTGTTCGACAAGCACTACTACACCAACATCGGCTTCTATAACTCCGCCGCCTACGGTGAGCCGCGCAACTTCATGGTCACTACACGCTGGGATTTCTGA